The Amycolatopsis sp. DG1A-15b genome window below encodes:
- a CDS encoding urease subunit gamma, which produces MHLSPQERDKLLIHVAADVARKRLDRGVRLNYPEAVALITDHVLEGARDGRTVSELVASGRSVLARAQVLDGVPEMVDSVQVEATFPDGTKLVTVHDPIV; this is translated from the coding sequence ATGCACCTCAGCCCGCAGGAGCGCGACAAGCTGCTCATCCACGTGGCGGCCGACGTCGCGCGGAAGCGGCTGGACCGCGGCGTCCGGCTCAACTACCCCGAGGCGGTCGCGCTCATCACCGACCACGTCCTCGAAGGCGCCCGCGACGGCCGCACGGTCAGTGAGCTGGTGGCCAGCGGCCGGAGCGTGCTCGCCCGGGCGCAGGTGCTGGACGGCGTGCCGGAGATGGTCGACTCCGTGCAGGTCGAGGCCACTTTCCCGGACGGCACCAAGCTCGTCACCGTGCACGACCCGATCGTGTGA
- a CDS encoding urease subunit beta, giving the protein MRPGEIIPGDEPVELNPGRARVRLLVRNLGDRPVQVGSHYHFAAVNPGLEFDRDAARGHRLDVPAGTSVRFEPGVEREVDLVPLAGARRVPGLRSEFAGDF; this is encoded by the coding sequence ATGCGCCCTGGCGAGATCATTCCCGGTGACGAGCCGGTCGAGCTGAACCCCGGCCGCGCGCGCGTCCGGCTGCTGGTGCGGAACCTCGGCGACCGGCCGGTGCAGGTCGGCTCGCACTACCACTTCGCGGCCGTGAACCCGGGGCTCGAGTTCGACCGGGACGCCGCCCGCGGCCACCGGCTCGACGTCCCGGCGGGGACGTCGGTGCGCTTCGAACCCGGCGTGGAACGGGAAGTCGATCTCGTCCCGCTCGCCGGCGCTCGGCGCGTCCCCGGGCTGCGGTCCGAATTCGCAGGAGACTTCTGA